The following proteins are co-located in the Coriobacteriia bacterium genome:
- the glmU gene encoding bifunctional UDP-N-acetylglucosamine diphosphorylase/glucosamine-1-phosphate N-acetyltransferase GlmU, with the protein MGAAALILAAGEGTRMRSDLPKVAHRILGVPLIELAVDGARQAGCDPIIVVTGHGAEIVESLLPGGRFVRQDRQLGTGHAVMCAEDSLAGLDGPLVVLSGDTPLMRPQTIGRLVETQRSTSAAAVVLTSRPENTAGYGRIVRDDGGDLEAIVEQKDLAPGQEAIGEVSTGTYCFDAAALFAHLHRISDDNAQGELYLTDMIALFRSEGMKVIAVETDEPLEAMGVNSRVQLADAARTLQRWVNESHMLAGVTMTAPDLVWIAPSVRIGRDVVIEPMSFLMGSTVVGDAATIGPNARLTDAHVGPGAVVDSSVLVGARVGAGASVGPVAYLRQGTVLADGAKAGACVEIKNSTVGEGSKVPHLSYIGDATIGADVNVGAGTITCNYDGREKHPTVIGDGAFIGSDTMLVAPVTVGEGATTAAGSAITRDVPPGSLAVERSEQRTVQGWAAKRAGRGDDSEESAQ; encoded by the coding sequence TTGGGCGCGGCAGCACTCATACTCGCGGCCGGCGAGGGGACCCGCATGCGATCGGACCTCCCGAAGGTCGCGCACCGCATCCTCGGAGTCCCGCTCATCGAGCTCGCCGTCGATGGCGCTCGACAAGCCGGATGCGACCCCATCATCGTCGTCACCGGACACGGGGCCGAGATCGTCGAATCGCTGCTACCAGGAGGACGCTTCGTCCGCCAGGACCGGCAGTTGGGCACGGGGCACGCCGTGATGTGTGCCGAGGACTCCCTCGCCGGGTTGGACGGGCCGCTCGTCGTGCTGTCCGGCGACACGCCGCTGATGCGACCTCAGACGATCGGTCGGCTCGTCGAGACCCAGCGCTCGACATCGGCCGCTGCTGTCGTGCTCACCTCGCGACCGGAGAACACCGCCGGATACGGCCGCATCGTCCGCGACGACGGGGGGGACCTCGAGGCGATCGTCGAGCAGAAGGACCTCGCGCCGGGTCAGGAAGCGATAGGCGAGGTCAGCACGGGAACGTACTGCTTCGACGCAGCCGCTCTCTTCGCGCACCTGCATCGGATCTCGGACGACAACGCGCAAGGGGAGCTGTACTTGACCGACATGATCGCCCTGTTCCGCTCTGAGGGCATGAAGGTGATCGCCGTCGAGACCGACGAGCCCCTCGAGGCGATGGGCGTCAATAGCCGTGTCCAGCTCGCCGATGCGGCGCGGACGCTCCAGCGCTGGGTCAACGAGTCGCACATGCTCGCCGGCGTCACGATGACCGCTCCCGACCTGGTGTGGATCGCGCCATCGGTGCGTATCGGGCGCGACGTCGTCATCGAGCCCATGTCGTTCCTGATGGGATCCACCGTGGTCGGTGACGCGGCGACGATCGGGCCGAACGCGCGCCTGACCGACGCTCATGTAGGGCCCGGCGCTGTCGTGGACTCGTCCGTGCTGGTAGGTGCCCGGGTCGGTGCCGGTGCGAGCGTGGGTCCCGTGGCTTACCTGCGGCAAGGCACCGTCCTTGCCGACGGCGCGAAGGCCGGCGCATGTGTGGAGATCAAGAACTCCACCGTCGGTGAAGGCTCCAAGGTGCCTCACTTGTCCTATATTGGAGATGCGACCATCGGCGCGGACGTGAACGTCGGAGCCGGCACGATCACGTGCAACTACGACGGACGCGAGAAGCACCCCACGGTCATCGGCGACGGCGCCTTCATCGGCTCCGACACGATGCTCGTGGCGCCGGTGACCGTGGGCGAGGGAGCGACAACGGCCGCAGGCAGCGCGATCACGCGAGACGTGCCGCCGGGGTCCCTCGCGGTGGAACGGAGCGAACAGCGCACGGTACAGGGGTGGGCCGCGAAGCGGGCCGGCCGAGGGGACGACAGCGAGGAGAGCGCGCAGTGA
- the spoVG gene encoding septation regulator SpoVG, which produces MDITKVTLRPVAMNKVCAIASIVIDDEFVIHDLRVVNGDKGLFVAMPSRKLPSGEFRDVCHPINTDARAAIQQAVLSQFEADGGVEAFSAAADAAPAPS; this is translated from the coding sequence ATGGACATCACGAAGGTCACGCTGCGCCCCGTCGCCATGAACAAGGTCTGCGCGATCGCGAGCATCGTCATTGATGACGAGTTCGTGATACACGACCTGCGGGTGGTGAACGGAGACAAGGGGCTCTTCGTCGCGATGCCCTCGCGCAAGCTGCCGAGCGGCGAGTTCCGCGACGTGTGCCATCCGATCAACACGGACGCGCGCGCCGCGATCCAACAGGCGGTGCTCTCGCAGTTCGAGGCGGACGGCGGAGTCGAGGCGTTCAGTGCCGCCGCGGACGCGGCTCCCGCTCCGTCCTGA
- a CDS encoding nucleotidyltransferase family protein, which yields MRVDAIVLAGGDGAVIDPGCRFKGLVNVAGRPMVEWVVDAMREAEMVEGLAVVVPTAEDLGGWADKVDKVVVSDRSFMDNVVAGIVAFRVDRPVLVVTGDLPLLRGEDVDDFVRASLATGADFTYPLIPEQDMVAAFPGGERTFVKLSTGRVTGGNMMLVNPSLVPAIRGIGQRMFDTRKSPAAMAKVLGVRFFFKLATGRLDPAMVEKKLGQLLGGTGAAIVTHRAALGMDVDKPADVVLAERMLGTAADRFV from the coding sequence GTGAGGGTCGACGCGATCGTGCTCGCCGGTGGCGACGGCGCGGTCATCGACCCTGGATGCCGCTTCAAGGGACTCGTCAATGTCGCCGGTCGACCGATGGTCGAATGGGTCGTCGACGCCATGCGTGAAGCGGAGATGGTGGAGGGTCTCGCGGTCGTCGTTCCCACCGCGGAGGACCTCGGCGGCTGGGCGGACAAGGTCGACAAGGTCGTTGTCTCCGACCGCTCCTTCATGGACAACGTCGTCGCGGGCATCGTCGCGTTCCGCGTGGACCGGCCGGTGTTGGTCGTGACCGGGGATCTTCCGCTCCTGCGGGGGGAAGACGTCGACGACTTCGTGCGAGCCTCTCTTGCGACCGGGGCGGACTTCACATATCCGCTCATCCCCGAGCAGGACATGGTCGCCGCCTTCCCGGGCGGCGAGCGCACATTCGTCAAGCTGTCGACGGGCAGGGTCACCGGCGGGAACATGATGCTCGTCAACCCGTCTCTCGTCCCGGCGATCCGCGGGATCGGCCAGCGGATGTTCGACACGCGCAAGAGCCCCGCCGCCATGGCGAAGGTGCTCGGCGTCCGGTTCTTCTTCAAGCTCGCAACGGGTCGTCTCGACCCGGCGATGGTCGAGAAGAAGCTCGGTCAGCTGCTCGGAGGCACCGGCGCCGCGATCGTGACGCACCGGGCGGCGCTCGGCATGGATGTCGACAAGCCGGCCGACGTCGTGCTCGCCGAAAGGATGCTGGGCACCGCCGCCGATCGGTTCGTCTAG
- the ispE gene encoding 4-(cytidine 5'-diphospho)-2-C-methyl-D-erythritol kinase — MTGMGLKLAAPAKVNLFLSVGRRRDDGFHDVSTVLTALSLHDTVTVTPAAGFSFVCEPEIAVFPERNLACAAAVALSSSLERPLAVALRVVKRLPVGGGLGGGSSDAAAVILGLCSLWEVDPHSAVVRAVAARLGADVPFFLTGGTGLYKSRGDELVARMPTPEADIVVVDVGEPVSTAAVYAALDVAPSQVTEATGMVEALQAGDLALIGSRLRNDLSAASCGLLPSIADALGMLGSSPGVLGAAMAGSGSCVFAIAESEDAAKAVADRATVRGWRAWVTRTSPLGAVVTGDGDGGGE; from the coding sequence ATGACCGGGATGGGCTTGAAGCTCGCCGCGCCCGCCAAAGTCAACCTCTTCTTGTCCGTGGGCCGCCGTCGCGACGACGGCTTCCACGACGTGTCCACCGTGCTCACAGCGCTCTCGCTCCACGACACGGTCACCGTCACTCCCGCAGCGGGCTTCAGCTTCGTGTGCGAGCCCGAGATCGCCGTATTCCCCGAACGCAATCTCGCGTGCGCGGCGGCGGTGGCGCTGTCTTCGAGTCTGGAGCGCCCGCTCGCCGTCGCACTGCGAGTGGTCAAGCGCCTTCCCGTGGGCGGGGGCCTCGGCGGCGGGAGTTCCGATGCCGCCGCGGTGATCCTGGGACTGTGCAGCCTCTGGGAGGTGGACCCGCATTCCGCCGTCGTACGGGCAGTCGCGGCCCGTCTCGGCGCCGACGTGCCCTTCTTCCTGACCGGAGGCACCGGGCTGTACAAGTCTCGCGGGGACGAACTCGTCGCCCGCATGCCGACGCCCGAGGCCGACATCGTCGTCGTGGACGTCGGCGAGCCCGTCTCGACCGCGGCCGTCTACGCCGCGTTGGACGTCGCGCCTTCACAGGTGACAGAAGCCACGGGGATGGTCGAGGCGCTGCAGGCCGGCGATCTCGCGCTCATCGGCTCGCGCCTGCGCAACGACCTATCCGCCGCCAGCTGCGGACTGCTTCCCAGCATCGCGGATGCTCTCGGCATGCTCGGCAGCTCGCCGGGCGTTCTGGGGGCGGCGATGGCGGGGTCGGGAAGCTGCGTCTTCGCTATCGCCGAGAGCGAGGATGCCGCCAAAGCCGTGGCCGATCGGGCCACCGTGCGCGGGTGGAGAGCGTGGGTCACTCGTACGAGCCCCCTCGGTGCCGTCGTGACCGGTGACGGGGACGGGGGCGGCGAGTGA
- a CDS encoding Veg family protein — protein sequence MDAIQQAEVVGRIRSDLQSLMGARMRLKANMGRSKIVEREGVLEQTHPSLFVVKVEEKRERTARVSYSYVDILTGTVELTHPDSGESVFPWLN from the coding sequence ATGGACGCTATACAGCAGGCGGAGGTCGTCGGACGTATCCGAAGCGACCTCCAGTCGTTGATGGGCGCCCGCATGCGCCTGAAGGCGAACATGGGGCGGTCCAAGATCGTAGAGCGCGAGGGCGTGCTCGAGCAGACGCACCCGAGTCTATTCGTGGTCAAAGTCGAGGAGAAGCGCGAGCGCACCGCCCGCGTGTCGTACAGCTACGTGGACATCCTCACAGGCACGGTCGAGCTTACGCACCCGGACAGCGGCGAGAGCGTCTTCCCCTGGCTCAACTGA
- the rsmA gene encoding 16S rRNA (adenine(1518)-N(6)/adenine(1519)-N(6))-dimethyltransferase RsmA, whose translation MAHSPLASPSAAIAVLRENGLFTRKAYGQHLLVDDNVIGRILTLAGLSLSDVVLEVGPGIGTLTIPLCSHAGAVVAVERDDRLIPVLRRTTEGCPGLEIVHADAVSVDPDRLVTALGPPTALVANLPYAVAATVVLRFLECLPGLRTATVMVQSEVADRMCAVPGTKEYGAYTVKLRLLARASGRFAVARTCFLPPPRVDSAVLRLERATRPEPAEVLGRAARAATAGFAQRRKRLGNSVAASLGIPVAAVDTAIESAGIEPARRAETLEVEEFVALGEALHTAGLLG comes from the coding sequence GTGGCGCACTCGCCCCTGGCCTCTCCTTCGGCCGCCATCGCCGTGCTCCGCGAGAACGGGCTGTTCACGCGGAAGGCCTACGGGCAGCACCTTCTCGTCGACGACAACGTCATAGGGCGCATCCTGACTCTCGCCGGTCTCTCGCTCTCCGACGTCGTCCTCGAGGTCGGGCCGGGCATCGGGACGCTGACGATACCCCTGTGCTCCCATGCGGGCGCCGTGGTCGCCGTCGAGCGCGACGATCGGCTCATCCCCGTCCTTCGGAGGACGACCGAGGGGTGTCCGGGCCTCGAGATCGTGCACGCTGACGCGGTCTCGGTCGATCCCGATAGGCTCGTCACTGCGCTCGGACCACCCACCGCCCTCGTGGCGAACCTTCCGTATGCCGTCGCCGCGACTGTCGTCTTGCGCTTCTTGGAGTGTCTGCCAGGGCTGCGCACCGCGACGGTGATGGTCCAGTCGGAGGTGGCGGATCGGATGTGCGCGGTCCCCGGCACGAAGGAATACGGGGCGTACACGGTCAAGTTGCGGTTGCTCGCGCGGGCGAGCGGCAGGTTCGCGGTCGCGAGGACGTGCTTCCTGCCGCCGCCGAGGGTCGATTCGGCTGTCCTACGGCTCGAGCGCGCGACCCGTCCCGAGCCGGCGGAGGTCCTCGGCCGCGCCGCGCGGGCCGCCACAGCGGGGTTCGCCCAGCGCCGCAAGCGGCTCGGCAACAGCGTCGCCGCCTCGCTCGGAATCCCGGTCGCGGCGGTCGACACGGCTATCGAGTCGGCCGGGATCGAGCCCGCGCGCCGCGCCGAGACCCTCGAGGTCGAGGAGTTCGTCGCGCTCGGGGAGGCGCTGCATACCGCGGGTCTTCTCGGTTGA
- a CDS encoding 3D domain-containing protein, giving the protein MGRLPGGPARFQKTHYAIAAAFVVAVAILCITGFVWANKGVTLVVDGRAAYHKTQASDVAGLLSQTGVRAREGDIVSPVPATRLRDGMKVVVRHAVPVRLEAAGKRFSLRVIGTTVADALVAAGLDPGSGLHVSPAIDARLVSGMTITATDVFLRVIEHSAVVPFKTVKVDDPELAIGTRRVVVRGVAGRVLRIFQALVVDGRQGALRLRAQRVVEAPIDEVVAVGTKRVVSRQVASRVPARVSAAAAPSGGTRLRVDSTAYAPGGGAGNHTATGAHAGYGIVAVDPDVIPLGTRVYIPGYGYAVAADTGSAIRGNRIDVCFDTVREALAWGRRSVTIVVLP; this is encoded by the coding sequence ATGGGACGACTGCCGGGTGGCCCGGCACGATTCCAGAAGACCCATTACGCCATAGCAGCAGCCTTCGTCGTAGCAGTCGCCATACTCTGCATCACCGGATTCGTTTGGGCCAACAAGGGCGTCACGCTCGTCGTCGACGGGCGTGCGGCCTATCACAAGACCCAGGCAAGCGACGTGGCCGGTCTGCTCTCGCAGACCGGCGTCCGCGCACGCGAGGGCGACATCGTCTCCCCTGTGCCCGCCACGCGTCTTCGCGACGGGATGAAGGTCGTGGTCCGCCACGCCGTGCCCGTGCGCCTCGAGGCCGCGGGAAAGCGCTTCTCGTTGAGGGTGATCGGGACGACCGTCGCCGACGCGCTCGTCGCCGCAGGGCTCGACCCGGGCAGCGGCCTGCACGTCTCTCCCGCTATCGACGCCCGTCTCGTCTCGGGCATGACGATCACGGCGACCGACGTCTTCCTTCGCGTCATCGAACACTCCGCGGTCGTGCCGTTCAAGACGGTGAAGGTCGACGATCCCGAGCTCGCGATCGGCACGCGCCGCGTCGTCGTGCGCGGGGTGGCGGGCAGGGTGCTGCGAATCTTCCAGGCTCTCGTGGTCGACGGCCGTCAGGGCGCTCTCAGGCTTCGCGCGCAGCGCGTCGTCGAGGCGCCGATAGACGAGGTCGTCGCCGTGGGCACGAAGCGCGTTGTCAGCCGTCAGGTCGCCAGCAGGGTCCCCGCGCGCGTCTCCGCCGCCGCGGCCCCGTCGGGCGGTACGCGGTTGCGCGTCGATTCGACTGCGTACGCACCCGGCGGCGGAGCGGGCAACCACACCGCGACCGGAGCGCATGCCGGGTACGGTATCGTCGCGGTCGACCCCGACGTCATCCCTCTCGGGACCCGCGTGTACATCCCCGGCTACGGGTACGCTGTCGCGGCCGACACCGGCTCCGCCATCCGCGGGAATCGCATCGACGTCTGCTTCGACACGGTCCGCGAGGCCCTCGCCTGGGGGCGGCGTTCGGTCACCATCGTCGTACTCCCCTAG
- a CDS encoding flavodoxin family protein, protein MTPRVPVVLGIAGSPRRHGNSEQLLDACLSSAAEVGGEIVKVVASQTGVLPCRGCNACSLTGECVVRDGMREVYRLLDAADAIVVGSPVYFATVPAVLKTIYDRCQPYWARRHVLLEPAPRRRPGAMLLVRGGGDPYGFEAAKLTTKSVFAVLGVDCLPPVEVEPVDSPSDLGRHPEGLARARETGATLVKEAAARLSGDAG, encoded by the coding sequence GTGACCCCGCGTGTCCCGGTCGTCCTCGGGATCGCCGGCAGCCCGCGCCGTCACGGCAACAGCGAACAGCTTCTCGACGCGTGCCTGTCGAGCGCAGCGGAGGTGGGCGGCGAGATCGTGAAGGTCGTCGCGAGCCAGACAGGCGTCCTGCCATGCCGGGGCTGCAACGCGTGCTCGCTCACCGGCGAGTGTGTGGTGAGAGACGGGATGCGGGAAGTCTACCGGCTTCTCGACGCCGCCGACGCGATCGTCGTCGGCAGCCCGGTCTACTTCGCCACGGTGCCCGCCGTGCTCAAGACGATCTACGACCGCTGCCAGCCCTACTGGGCGCGCCGGCATGTCCTGCTCGAGCCCGCGCCCCGGCGGCGGCCGGGCGCGATGCTGCTGGTGCGAGGCGGAGGCGACCCGTACGGTTTCGAGGCCGCGAAGCTCACGACGAAGAGCGTCTTCGCCGTGCTCGGCGTCGACTGCCTCCCGCCTGTCGAGGTCGAGCCCGTCGACTCCCCGTCGGACCTCGGACGGCATCCTGAAGGTCTGGCGCGAGCTCGCGAGACGGGCGCGACGCTCGTGAAGGAGGCCGCCGCGCGACTCTCGGGGGACGCAGGCTGA
- a CDS encoding TatD family hydrolase, with amino-acid sequence MVPQQVVLPRIGPLADTHAHLDMLDDPAAALAAAALAGLELVLSVVDITEQPERTLRGLDGWREDAARILRDAGRKDLSVPEVRIVAGVHPHDASKHDADVAARLDELLAADRRIVAVGEAGLDFHYDHSPRDAQRAMFADHLVAARRASRPIVVHLREAHEEGLRILSEVGVPPAGCVIHCFTEGPELALRFLELGCHVSFAGPVTFAKADRVREAAAVVPIEKLLAETDCPFLAPVPFRGRPNEPANVALTTARLAEVRGEDPEDLARAVLANARRLFALAPESKP; translated from the coding sequence ATGGTCCCACAGCAGGTAGTCCTGCCGCGCATCGGCCCGCTTGCCGACACGCACGCGCATCTCGACATGCTCGACGATCCCGCGGCCGCGCTGGCGGCGGCCGCGCTGGCGGGTCTCGAGCTCGTCCTCTCGGTCGTCGACATCACCGAGCAGCCCGAACGCACGCTGCGCGGGCTCGACGGCTGGCGGGAGGACGCGGCGCGCATCCTTCGCGACGCCGGCCGGAAGGACCTCTCGGTACCCGAGGTGCGCATCGTCGCCGGCGTGCATCCCCACGATGCGAGCAAGCACGACGCTGACGTCGCGGCCCGTCTCGACGAGCTTCTCGCCGCCGACCGGCGCATCGTCGCGGTCGGCGAGGCCGGGCTCGATTTCCACTACGACCACTCGCCTCGGGACGCGCAGCGGGCGATGTTCGCCGATCATCTCGTCGCCGCGCGCCGCGCCTCCCGCCCCATCGTGGTGCACCTGCGCGAGGCCCACGAGGAGGGGCTGCGGATCCTCTCGGAGGTCGGTGTCCCTCCCGCCGGTTGCGTCATCCACTGCTTCACCGAAGGGCCGGAGCTCGCGCTGCGTTTCCTCGAACTCGGCTGTCACGTGTCGTTCGCCGGTCCAGTCACGTTCGCCAAGGCCGATCGCGTGCGCGAGGCCGCGGCCGTGGTGCCGATCGAGAAGCTGCTGGCCGAGACGGACTGCCCGTTCCTCGCCCCCGTCCCGTTCAGAGGCCGTCCGAACGAGCCGGCGAACGTCGCTCTCACGACGGCCCGTCTCGCCGAGGTCCGCGGCGAAGATCCCGAGGATCTCGCTCGCGCCGTGCTAGCGAACGCCCGGCGTCTGTTCGCCCTCGCGCCGGAGTCGAAGCCGTGA
- the metG gene encoding methionine--tRNA ligase, which yields MTARSFYITTPIYYVNSVPHLGTAYTTVAADALARYRRLLGDDVCFLTGLDEHGQKVAQAAEEHGMTPQEWCDSIAPSFLETWELLGVSNDDFIRTTEHRHERGAGAFLSALHERGDIYRGHYEGWYCVPDETFFTEEQLVDGRCPDCGREVQLVREDNWFFRLSAYEDRLLEHYESHPGFVRPETRRNEVVSFVRGGLKDLSISRTAFAWGIPLPFDPDHVMYVWFDALLNYITAIGYGDPEAAETFERRWPAQVHFVGKDIIRFHCVIWPAMLMAADLPLPERVFAHGFLLAKGEKMSKSKGNVMAPADLVERFGVDAYRYYFLRDVQFGSDGSISMEGMVQRYNGDLANDWGNLVSRLLNMTEKYLDGVTPEPATPETGDDEELVAIAAALPGRYGAAMEDLDYAGALEAVWDLVKRTNRYIEDCAPWNLAKEEETLPRLRAVLAHALEAVRIAALFTEPVMPSASAEVWRRLGLSDVTAVRDLDSAAAWGGLPAGLRVTKGESLFPRIVEA from the coding sequence ATGACAGCCCGCAGTTTCTACATCACCACCCCGATATACTACGTGAACTCCGTTCCGCACCTGGGTACCGCGTACACGACCGTGGCGGCCGACGCGCTCGCGCGCTACCGTCGCCTCCTCGGTGACGACGTGTGCTTCCTCACCGGTCTCGACGAACACGGCCAGAAGGTCGCGCAGGCCGCGGAGGAGCACGGCATGACCCCGCAGGAGTGGTGCGACTCGATCGCGCCCAGCTTCCTCGAGACGTGGGAGCTCCTCGGCGTCAGCAACGACGACTTCATCCGCACGACGGAGCATCGTCACGAACGCGGGGCCGGCGCCTTCCTCTCGGCGCTCCACGAGCGGGGAGACATCTACCGCGGTCACTACGAGGGCTGGTACTGCGTCCCCGACGAGACGTTCTTCACGGAGGAGCAGCTCGTAGACGGTCGCTGCCCCGACTGCGGCCGCGAGGTGCAGCTCGTTCGGGAGGACAACTGGTTCTTCCGCCTCTCCGCGTACGAGGACCGCCTTCTCGAACACTACGAGTCGCATCCCGGCTTCGTCCGGCCCGAGACGCGCCGCAACGAGGTGGTCTCCTTCGTCCGCGGCGGGCTCAAGGACCTGTCGATCTCCCGCACGGCGTTCGCCTGGGGCATCCCGCTGCCGTTCGACCCGGACCATGTGATGTACGTCTGGTTCGACGCACTCCTCAACTACATCACCGCGATCGGCTACGGCGATCCGGAAGCGGCCGAGACGTTCGAGCGTCGCTGGCCGGCGCAGGTCCACTTCGTCGGGAAGGACATCATCCGCTTCCACTGCGTGATATGGCCGGCGATGCTCATGGCCGCCGACCTGCCGCTGCCCGAGCGGGTATTCGCGCACGGGTTCCTCCTCGCAAAAGGCGAGAAGATGAGCAAGAGCAAGGGCAACGTCATGGCGCCCGCGGACCTCGTCGAGAGGTTCGGTGTGGACGCGTACCGCTACTACTTCCTTCGCGACGTGCAGTTCGGCTCGGACGGCTCGATCTCGATGGAGGGGATGGTCCAGCGCTACAACGGCGATCTCGCCAACGACTGGGGAAACCTCGTCTCCCGGTTGCTCAACATGACCGAGAAGTACCTCGACGGCGTGACTCCCGAGCCGGCGACGCCGGAGACCGGCGACGACGAGGAACTCGTCGCGATCGCGGCGGCTCTGCCCGGGCGCTACGGCGCGGCGATGGAGGACCTCGACTATGCCGGTGCGCTCGAAGCGGTCTGGGACCTGGTGAAGCGGACCAACCGTTACATCGAGGACTGTGCGCCGTGGAACCTCGCCAAGGAGGAGGAGACCCTTCCTCGGCTTCGCGCGGTGCTCGCGCACGCTCTCGAAGCGGTGCGTATCGCCGCGCTCTTCACCGAACCGGTCATGCCCTCCGCGAGCGCCGAGGTGTGGCGCCGGCTCGGTCTCTCGGACGTGACCGCCGTGCGCGACCTCGACTCGGCGGCCGCTTGGGGCGGTCTTCCCGCCGGACTGCGCGTCACGAAGGGCGAATCGCTCTTCCCTCGCATCGTCGAGGCGTGA
- a CDS encoding AbrB/MazE/SpoVT family DNA-binding domain-containing protein — MSDTGIVRRVDDLGRIVIPMELRRTLGIKVKDPMAIFVEGERIILTKHHDACVICGRQDDVASVKGRPVCAECVREIKNG, encoded by the coding sequence ATGAGCGACACTGGCATCGTGCGTCGCGTGGACGACCTCGGCAGGATAGTGATCCCCATGGAGCTTCGCCGCACCCTCGGGATCAAGGTGAAGGATCCCATGGCGATCTTCGTCGAGGGCGAGCGGATCATCCTCACGAAGCACCACGACGCGTGCGTGATCTGCGGACGACAGGACGACGTCGCGAGCGTCAAGGGCCGTCCCGTGTGCGCGGAGTGCGTGCGCGAGATCAAGAACGGCTAG
- the rsmI gene encoding 16S rRNA (cytidine(1402)-2'-O)-methyltransferase has translation MGDGLLVVCATPIGNLGDVTLRVLDALRDADVIEAEDTRVTRRLLARHGITTRLEPYHARNLVRRTPEVVARVEAGQRVALVSDAGTPGVSDPGAHLVDACLEAGLPVEVLPGPSAILTALVASGLPTHAFYFGGFLPRKRGEIRKALEAVGGLDATLVFYESPRRAAASLAVMAQVMPGRRAALARELTKLFEEVERGDVADLAQRYAGCELKGEVVLLVGPPSRDAPAEPLEEEALLAAVDALVSGGTSRSEAVRAVAKERGVRRNALYAIVTSRDRA, from the coding sequence GTGGGCGACGGTCTCCTCGTCGTCTGCGCGACGCCCATCGGGAACCTGGGCGACGTCACGCTGCGCGTGCTGGACGCGCTCAGGGACGCCGACGTCATCGAGGCCGAGGACACGCGGGTGACACGCCGCCTGCTCGCGCGCCACGGGATCACCACGCGTCTCGAGCCCTACCACGCGCGCAACCTGGTCCGCAGGACGCCGGAGGTGGTCGCGCGCGTCGAGGCCGGACAGCGTGTCGCTCTGGTCTCCGATGCGGGGACTCCAGGCGTGTCGGACCCCGGCGCCCACCTGGTCGACGCATGTCTCGAGGCGGGGCTGCCGGTCGAGGTCCTCCCCGGCCCCTCGGCCATCCTCACGGCGCTCGTCGCCTCGGGCCTGCCGACGCACGCCTTCTATTTCGGTGGCTTCCTCCCGCGCAAGCGCGGGGAGATCCGAAAGGCGCTCGAAGCGGTAGGGGGGCTCGATGCGACGCTGGTCTTCTACGAATCACCTCGGCGGGCGGCCGCCTCACTCGCCGTCATGGCCCAGGTCATGCCGGGCCGCCGCGCCGCGCTCGCGCGCGAGCTGACCAAGCTCTTCGAGGAGGTCGAGAGGGGCGACGTCGCGGATCTCGCCCAGCGGTATGCCGGATGCGAGTTGAAGGGCGAGGTGGTCCTTCTGGTCGGTCCGCCCTCGCGGGATGCACCGGCCGAACCGCTCGAAGAAGAGGCGTTGCTCGCGGCGGTGGACGCGCTCGTATCGGGCGGCACGTCCCGTTCCGAGGCCGTGCGCGCGGTCGCGAAGGAGAGAGGGGTGCGCCGGAACGCGCTCTACGCGATCGTCACCTCGCGGGACAGGGCGTGA